CCTTTGTGCGTGCGCTGCCTTGtgcaaacctgttgtcatctgggCTTTGTTGTAAGTTCCCAATCTCCCATTTAGTGGTGAAAAACATCCATAGGCTGAGAATCAGAAACACCATACAAGTGTTTTCCATACTTTCAGTTTGTGGTGGCACATCCGCAGAGGAAAGACACAAAATCTGCTTCTCCTTGTTTTGGTTCTCCTGATAATTCAGGTATGTGAGGTTATTGTAAAAACGGAAGACTGGTAAACAGACATGTATAACAacaacatacactgtaaaaagtcattctgcaggcttgtagatttgatgaaattgaatatgtaaactttatttaataaaattaatttcatgtagtttggtaatttttttgtgttaaaattctttaaaaatgactggaataaaaacaacttattgtttttgtgaaggatttagcTATTCTTATTGTGTATCTGCGAATGTAGCGAATACTGAATAAATCCAACATAATACGaatcagctgttttaaattaaaaaccatTCCAGGTTGATATGCAGGTCGTGAGCGCTGAGCAGACGGATTTAGGAAATATTTATGTTATTATGCCAAAATTCTaagttttgaaagcatttcagtcgagaatgtatgttttttaaacaagaatctgcagtaggttcataaagatatcgcctatttaaacatttccttCGAGTTTTTGGCGATGGGAGCTCCAGATAATCAGCGGGCGCTCAGCGCTCATATATACCGGACAACGGCACCTCACCTCGGCCAGTCTTGCTGAAAATCACCGCTGGCTGTGGATAAAATTCATTGCGGGTAAATCTTTGGCCTTATAAGTCTATAAGCAGTGTTTCTTTGtaatttgtttgtaatttgtaaatattaattacaatAAGGATTAATATGAACTGGGTTTGGACCTAACTTCAGCTTTAGGACCTAGGAGGTCACATATCTAGGATGCAttcgtcatcaagactgtcttatttcagaatattaacaagtttacttttattcttagttaatcgtacattgttgtaatatgcgtatgacttgcgaattttatctcgttttttggttgtgcattccaattaatttcaattcaactgcagttggtttgttttgatttaaaccttcataacttaaaaaattcagctaagtagcaccataaaacaaaagaataacatgataacataataataaagatgttttgacaaaaatgttaaaaaatggatatatctcgttttgcaacgaaactcttcatatagtgATCATTTATGGGATGCGATGTGCAGTTTGAAGAATACTGAAATAACAATGAGATAGGAGATACAAAGTGTCTTTtgtatttaagaaatttttttgAACATTTGGTTATTAGGGTGTATTTAAGAAaacaatagaccccttcaaggtttgtaaacattgaatgactatcgggtgcgcgcgcagcatggggtcaaactgttcataccatttaggctttctagattaatctaacagggctgaaaaattatgacttacctgaaatgaagtgagcactacaaacacaagcctgtttgatatttgcattgtcccagtcagcacgttaattgcttgcagccgcagatgttgtctttttttgtttttgagatgcTGCATGAAttgcgaaaacttaacggaagacctggtgcgattttcacagcccacaacgtaagtaggcatttttgacgataccgaataatacgcaactcaaactgctgtaatgacttttctgaccctaacatgcgcagtgggaaccgcctgtgacgtgaaccgtgaaggggtctatttgaacatttaagaaaaatttttgAACATTTGGTTATTAAAAGATCTTTTATTGTATGCTGTTCAAGATGTGTTGTTAAAGATGCTACTGAGCTACGCAAAGGAAAGCCACTAAATCTGCTGCTTCTTGTTTTGTTTCCTGATCATTCAGGGCATTTCAAATGACTACATTTAGTAATCTGTTCACGAGTTCCACGTGACCCATAACATATGCATGTCATTTTTGCTATTTAAATTAGGCTCAGCAGAGCATGGTGACCACGGTTGTTTTGTACAGAGACAGAGGTTGTGATAATTGCAAAAATCTAATTGTGGTGGTCAATTATCTTGTGCTGGattgacaaataaatgaatgggaaacaCTGTATTCCAACAATGCTCCCTCTGTTGCTCGCTCCCACTTGTGATGTCACTGCAGTAGGCAATGCAAATCTAAAGACATgcctataattcctcccactctgaagtggtactgaactcaatggaaaagctaaagTAAAGTGAGCTGACACGACCTGACCCGTGGGGTATTATGCAATGGAAAACCGCCATTAGAAGcatggccgtagccagctatgaggtcacagaggtccggacctcggtaattaaaaaaaattaaatttgaaGTTCTCTGAATGACTAATACGTTTTTCACAACGAATCTGCATATATAATTAAGTTTGGacactttactgtatatattttagtGTAAAATGACAAAGATTGGCTTAAGCTGCGACAGCGCGGGTACAGAagttgcagtgttgccagatcccattgttaaaaatcctctttagacgtagtgttttagcaattaatgtgacactTTCACATTATCTTTAAAGTGATTGTTAGGTGTAGGTTAGTATTAGCAATTTCTCTGATTTATGTCTGAAATACAAGGTTTGGACgaactttgttttttaaggccaattatttttgcttgtttttcgtactaatatctggcaacatgGAAACTGAAAGTTATCAAATAAGACGCATTATTCAGCGCGAGCAGGTTATTGCTGATACTACATTAAGAAGCAGTAATCATCATAATTGTGTCTGTAAGAGTATCAACAGTATCAACAACGCTAtcgaaaaacagaaaataactctggtacaaagatgtagaagaattgggtttaaataaaatatgccaaatatgCTAAAACACGTAGCGTaaaaaggtaaagctaatctcaacaaaacataagcattaagaattctgttatttaatttaatttagaagtcaacctttaacaaagtcatgctgaaaacaataagagcactaaacaatttcttgtttaaaatcttgtaacgcttttgttatataatattgcttattaaaatgattacaaaaataaacattgttgcatgaaaaagtaataaataatccaGCAGTCCCAGTCCATCCCCCAAAACAGAGTGTGTACTCAAAGTGTTAAAAGGTTAAGACAGAATATATTAGATCCCAGGTCTTCTGAAAATGCgtatagcacgaagtgtaaaactcgtgcaatatatacgccaaattccactttggcgtgcatatgatacgcaagtccttcccattcacttaaacggggcatctttttttgtcgttttatttattggtttctcaatttttttgctattttttttaccattttcgcttgggtttagggttagaacaactttttgttatataaaaatgacccaaaccctaactctaaccccaactccaagtgaccatggcttaaatatggacaaaaacattgagaaacctgtatattaaataacctcattaagcaaatctaaaatctaaccctaaacccaaccgaaaatggtttaaaaaaacagaaaaaaactgagaaaccaaaaaataaaacgacaaaaaaaaatGCCCCGCtcaagtgaatgggaaggacccGTGcaccatatgcacgccaaagtggaatttggcgtatgtattgcacgagttttacacttcgtgctatttatacgcatcctcaggagactgggtagggtaaaaataaagtatgcttcaatgtacttaaaccacttaaatactagcaagtacatttgtaagtttatgtaaagttatgctacaaatatactttttaaaagtaagtTCTACTCGAGCAGTACTTCAGTTTACCTGAAAAAGTAAGAATAACAGTACCAACtagatttttataaaaaaaatgatgtctaaaaataacacttagatgttcttaacttaattttaagaagtaccaaaaacaaatgtgatatATAAGACACAAAATGAGTGCacgaaaatagtacatttactaagtgtacttaaaaggtgtactttatttaagtgcactttttacaccttggatagcatttgttaactcttaacCCCCCACCCTGGACCTCGgtaattttcaaaccctggctaTGGCCATGATTAGAAGCCATAGAAAACACCCCATGCACTGTCAGGATTCTGCCGGTTTATTGTCTTGTTGTATATCTAGTTCTAGtatggcagagtcctgacagtacaatgttttatgtgggagatACGTGGTTTTGGATTGTTCTATAAGACCACGTATTTCCtgtgtctcgtcactttttacccGCTCCCTTACCTGTTATCATTTTCCCCTTTTCCCCTCATTAGTCATCTCTATTTAATGTCCCTGTGCTCTTTGTTCTGTGCTTGTGCATTTGTCTAATTTACCAGTGAGTACTTTGTCCTGTTGGTAAAATTCTAGTCAAgtctttgtacatttatattaGTCTTGTTAGTGTCCTGTGTTTCATTTTGTTGTAAGTCTAGTCTAATCAgtgtttaattttttgtttgttttacctTTTACCCCCTTGTGGGTTtagtttttttcctgttttgttaataaaagttcagtgtttgttttcattATTGTCTGTGCCTGGGTTCTTGTCTTGCCAATTCCTGACATGCACAGCCTAGTTTTTGTTGTCACGACTACTGGCGCAGACTCTGCACAAGTAATTTATTGGTTATTTTCCCACCAATTGCTAGTGCATACACTGTCCTgattttactttgtttttaaCCCAAACCCTAACACATTCTGCTTGATGACTCAACTAAGTACTTCTACTTTGACAACTTGCAGATTTGACAGTTTCAGGCAGATCTGACCGTTAAGCAAGTTTGTTATCAGTTTGACTGCTGAGTGAGTCAGACATCTTTCCGCTAAGCATCTTGGCGTgcattgtgtgtgtatttgtgtgtgcatatgttgtttgtctgttttctGGCCCCATGGCCTAAATGAGAATGTATTGGAAAATACGTTGGGTATCTGTGGTTTGGTCTGTCATTTCCTCAAATCAAACCGTCTTCTTTAGATGGTGCACACGTTTGAATATTTGATGAGGGTTCTCGAGATGACTGTGTCTTTCTCATTCATGTTTGCACCCTGATAGCAGTAATCCTCCAAGTTGACAAAAGTGCAAGATCATGTGGGTAATTCTACAGACTTTCACCGCATCAATGAGAATCAGTTTAGAGTGATTTCACAGGACTAAACAAATTTTTGGAAAATGTCTAGCTTGACAATTCTGTGTAACtgattatataaattataatgtGTAGCCTCTAATATAATTTAATGCTTATACCAGGTCATAACTAATTCCGAGAAAATTTCGTAGCTTTTGTACATCTACAGTGTGTGAGTTATGCTTATACCGATACAAAACTCACCACAACCAGGATGTTAAGGGTGGTTGCTTGTGTGCTCTGGGTGGTTCACacttatttaaacattaacttTTTCATTTAGTGGATgccttcatccaaaatgactgtaaaaataacaatacGTTTAAATGACTTGCTGAAAGTACTTTAGATCTGAAGGTAAGTACTTAAGATCTGCTTAGATCAGCTGATGGATATCATCCGTGTAAAATTGGAACAACACCCCATATTTTCCGAGGGATGGTGCTACTGTAGAATCGAGCCTTGAGGAAGACCACAGGAGCAGATAGAGGACCCGTGAAGGAGGAAGAGTCACAAAATTTGATCACAAACTTTCTATTAGGGGCTGTTTATACGATGCATTTTtgtcaatcggatcacaagtgaaCAAGAGAGAGACATTCACGTTGTCACCTGGTATTTTAAcccttcttttttgtccacttttgacctcTTCTggcctgattactttgaggatGGTCTTTCTCTcagcaattgatgaaataagcttgCACAACTTTCACATGCTCGCTAAGTGAAACTAATGAAGGACGCTCGTGGAGAGCAGACACtttagtttttatcaatgaaagtcTAAATATAGCGCTGTACACTGTGTGTTCATGATAGAATTCAGAAActacgtaaaacattgtgcttaGTACATTACGTTAGATCAAAAGGGGGAGAGAAAGCAATCGGTCAAATGTGTTTTCGACTACCTTTGAATGTGGTCAAAAGTAGACAagctcaaaatgttttaaacctCTTTTATAACTGTCTTtagcgtcgtccacttgtgatccaatcaaccaaaatgcatcttaatattACCCTCTTACTGATAACTGTGACTGACAGTCCCACCCAAAACTTTAAACTAACGATCAGTGTTGGGTGGTCAACACTAGAAGAATGCTGCAGACAAATCTTAAAGGACAAGGTGTTAGTAATTAAGAAAATGTTGTTTAACACTCTCCAAAGGTACATAGCAGATTCAGTGCTATGTACAGCTTTAAAGCCAGACTGAAAAATCTCATACAGAAACAAATTTTTCCAGAGTCTTTGAAATAAAAGGTAAAACAGAAATTGCATACCATACTAGTCCACTTCAAGCACTGGCTGTTCAGTAGAGAGGGCTTAATATTAGGGCttcagctatcgattctttttgtaatcgattaatctagcactgaatcgatcgattcatcgagtaatcggataacaattttgtgtgtgtttttaaacatccaaaacaaataatgcataacgaaaatgacttggctgtaaaatgttcaagcatttggcttttatttctaaaaaaaaaaacagaggtatttggctccaaaaaataagcctatttatttcaatttttacccatttagtgtttgtaagtgccagtgccaacaattacactttaatttattaatatgcacaacaggtttcatgctgtaatctagccctgacatcaaagtaaatatctggtttatgtacatttctacacctgcagcgtTTACAattaggctactaacatatatcatttctggggtgagcatatttgctatggtaacaacctgtgtgtgtgcgcgcgttctgtgcgtgaggaagagtgacaccccagtcagacgtgcagttgcttcattgcattttggtactgccgaaatacatacattacttttcaatagaacgctgcatttggtttgcatcacttgcattggggtgcattttaggttaagaatccgttcaaaaatcacaacatcacgtcccgctgtatacagtgaatgcatgcagctgaaattattgttgtatggctacataaaagtttaagcatatgtgatgcattgcgcgatcggtctgaTTCGCGTGAAagagaataacttccttatgctaaactccaataagacagagattattattattgaacaaaatatgtcaaattacaagttgcccatatatgattgcactgtggtgccgttttttggtacacacacctgtaaagtgcatgcgtgtgtgtgaaggggttattttttaagctatactctcctgcaattgaacgtgaatacgtttactacttaaaaacatcaaagctatacatcatatctagtcaatcCGCATAACggcatcgctacaaatacagtatgggattaaaatcagcggaagctacgttaccttgtttcatcgacgcttggtgaaacagcagtggatgttttcagttcagatgctgaatgtaatgataatgtaatgatcccaaactttagacattctctctctctgccgtttatggacatattcgctccgccatcgcgccaactaaattcaaaatgtaccacgcgctatgatttgcttcctgaacattgaacaacggtccgtgtgaatcagatctcggcgcgtgtagCGTGTAGTCAttggaatttaacgaggcttcgaggcatttttttttaatcgaataaatcgagtaactcgatgaatcgtttcagccctactTACTATATCTTGAATTtgctttttttattgaaaaatcTCAAGAAACTTTCACATAGAGTGTCAAAGGCCACAGGAGTATTGATTAAATGACGGCTTGTTGAAGAAGTGTGCTATTACGTATCTGGAACCtaatagattttttaaatggtaaaaaatccAATGGACTTATATTGAGCAATGACCAAAGCCATATCTAGAGACCAAAATGAGACTTGACAGTTGTTGGATCAAAGTAAATAAGACATAGAATGTGGGTGTCTGTTGGTATCTGTTGGTGTCTCTTGAAATTGGTAGTTGTCTGACCAGTGCGAATTGGCCTTTAAGGGACTGCAAcattaagggggcgtgcacaccaaagctttgaCGCCAACGGCTGGcgtatgtttttaaatgtttccaatggaagctctgtatttttcaaaaaagccagcagctagtgCTTTTTTTCTGCAATGAAAACCGGCGCTCGGCGGTTTTTCCACGCTTAGCactgagcgccgagagttgaaaaaatattcaactttgggaaAACAGCTGGCATGCGGCctcctccaggcgttttcatcAACCTTTTAAAgtgttggtgtgcacgccccctaaaatTACCCAGAATGCCATGGCAAACAACTGATGACATCCTGGCATCTTTCctgttatttttgtgtttaaaatatgtttttcttgTTGTTGCTACACTGACACAGATAAACTTGCATCAGTTTAAGTAGAAATTTAAATCTTCAGATAAAACTAAATCAAAATAGATACCTTGTAGGTAACAGAAATTTCCAGGGTAAGCTTGGCTATAGGTTAAGAATATGGTGAAGAGAGTGGGCTAAGTCACAGGGCATGATGAACATGACAGAGCATTGTTTAACATGACAATTGATATGTCCATTATGACCCCAGTAGGCTTCTTATTTTTATCATGCCAGCTTTCACAAAGCTTGTGAAAACCACAAAACAGAAGTGATCACCCATACAGAGAACTGAAAACCCTGTGGTGCTGTGGAAACAGGtgagaaatgtttaaatttatagGACCGAGGCTTCTCGTGCAAGTCTGTTCACAAACGTCTGTCAGCTGAAAGACAAACAGAGGAAACAGCCACTTAAAAAAACACCAGTCCTGTCCACACACTCACCAGAAGAAAAAACTGAAAGAAAAAATGAGAATAAGAAAGAACCCATGTAGGTCAACACACTCCCACATAGTCTGCGTTGCTGTCTCTGGTTCCTGGCACTCACGTGACGTGTGTATATCCGCTGTGTATACTACAGACGGGTCAGACTGAAGTCTGCAGTACTGTGCTGTGGCTCTCTGAATGAGGCATCATGACATCCAATAAGAACTTTAAAGCGCCTTTGAAACAGCAGAACAGTCTGGAGAGCTACATGTTAGACGGCTCTCAGAAGAAGAAAAGTATTCTGTGGCGACGACGCTCTTTCAACAACTCGGTcaaaaattcaaacactgaaGACACCAAAGGCAGGACAATATCACGGGCATGCAGTCAGGTGGGACAATCAAGATAACCTTTTGTGACAGTAAACCTATGTATGCACTAAACtattttactaaacaaacaCCTGTCGTGTTTCTGTTATAAATATCACTCAATTCGAAACTTGAAACTTGAATTCTAATATGTCTATGTTCCCTAATAGATGGACTATGGACTATCAtgtttttgattttattttattatgctgAATTCTTTGAGGAATCGTTTTTTCAGACCTTAAACTTTTTTTGACCAAGTTAGTTTtagatgttttgttttgtgtgtaattTCACATAACGTTTCTTATTGGTAGGTGATTTAAAATTTCTGATTTTTGAATTTCGTTCGCAGCTGAGCAGAACTCGTTCAACATCTCTAGTGGATTACACTGATCCTCAGAGGTAAGACCGATTTACTGTAATATCACAACTTCATTTATAAACTCACTTTAATGCAGATGTTTATTGGCACTCTCGTGGGTTTTGCACAGAACGATGGTTGTATTGGAGAAACAGGACAACGAAGCCTTTGGATTTGAAGTTCAGGTATGTTGGATAACTAACGTTTTAATGACATCGAATGCAGGTCTCAATGCAAAAGTCAAATTTATTTAGGAAAAGATTTTGATCACGTGACACaagtttgaaatgttttgtttaaagtgacAACACGCATTTATTATCATTGTTTCAATGCAGACTTATGGTCTTAAAGTGAAAAGCACCAGTACGGTGGAGATGTGCACATTTGTTTGCAGCGTGCAGGATGGCAGTGCAGCAGAAACTGCAGGTCTGACCGCTGGTGAGAAGGTTTTCCACTTCCTTTATTCACAGTGTTAACACACCCCACCCATCTAACCTCATTTAACATGCACTGTCCAACCCATCCACAGCATTAACCAGCAGCTGATGCATCACTCTCTGTCTCTCGGGCTCGTATGGTTCTCATGATCAAATGTTTTGTGGTTTCTCATCACTCATCAGCTGCCAGAAATCAACACCCTCTTCCCatctttataaatgttttacattgcagttcaattaattaattattcaaTTTATTAATCAATCTCAATACTCTAAATACTAATCTAAACACGTTAAAAACATATAGTCATTTATTGATgcgaaaacacacaaaaatattcAGTAAGTGTTTGTGAGAAACTGTGCAAaataactaagaataataaGTAACAAGTAATATTAGCAATTTCAAAAATATCAATAGTAAAAAAGTAAGATAAGCTACGAAATCGTAATTTGACCAAAAGGAATATAAAAAGCAAACTGTTCCTATTCCTATGCTGTCACCAAACTGAATAGCAACATATTCTTTAATTAAAAGCAGATTTCCTGAACACTCATTCATCTACTATTAGATGTTCAGACAAACAACTACTAGCTTATTTATAACCGACTCCACATAATAAGCAACAAAAGAAGAACGTATtacaaaaattacacatttaccACGGCAGGTTTTATGCAGTATATTATATACAATTATTTACAGTATCTATATATGATATACTAAAAATTGTGTTTTGTATAATTGTCAGATTTGTGTAACGACTATGTGTAATAGTttcatctctctttctctgatAGGTGATATTATTTTGTCAGTAAATGGAGTCAGTATTGAGGGATCCACCCATCAGCACATTATTAAGTTGATTCGAGAGTCCACTAATGAGCTGAAGTAAGTTTGAACATAAGACACATGATATTTCATAGTAATATTGTCTAACAGTAAACActccacacacagacacacatcaCTTGTAAGGATTATTAATGGTGTTTTTCAATGTCCATCAACTAATTAATTTTGCTAAGAAATGAAGATTTGAACAAACTTAAAAAGTATTGAACTACTTTAACTGTTGAGTTCTTACCCACacttaatgtatatgaaatcTTAAATTGTGAGACTTGTTAAGGAGAGGTGTGCTGGAAGTGTTTAGATATTCACTGTGCAAATATTAACTTTTATACTTTTCAAGTTTTCAATAACAAAATCCTACAAATTTAAAGTTTTAACTAACCCCCTAACTTTTCAATCTGGTGTGCATAGGTTGGAGACCGTCAGCGGTAATGTTGTGAAGAGAATTGAATTAGAGAAAAAAATGCGTTACCTTAAGGTGTGTATTTGGTATGTAAATGTGTGTAAACTGTGTTATTGTGTTTCTTATATAGTTTTATTGGAAAATTGgattattacacacacacacacacacacacacacacacacacacacacacacacacacagctgaaCAAATTTCACTCTGCCCTACTGAAAACTAAACTATACTGTTTTTCTTAGTTCATTGCTAAACCAGTTAAATGATTTCATGATCAAAATTGTAAGAAATGTACCAGATGTGTTTTTTCTCTGCACAGCAAACTCTTCGTGAGAAATGGGTGGAACTGCAATCTCTCACACTTCAGGAAAAGCAACTAACACGAGGTATGAAAAAAGACTGACAGTGACACATTTGAGATGGTTCCAGTAAAGAAGTTCAGTCTATGATAATATAGTTGTTTGTGCATGGTTAGTTAATCTTCACTATGTTTCCAAACAACTGATTTGTAGCAttaatcatttactcatttaAGCATCCATCAGATGAAACAAACCAAGCTAacaaaaaaggtacaagagGTTTTAGCTTTTAGTGCAACCTCTTAGTTGCACAAGACACAAGTCAAATTAGCATGGCTACAGTACTAATCTCCCTCTACATTTCAGGTAATCTGAACGAGAGCGCTCAGCATCCATCAGTGGACTCTCTGATGTCTTTTTTGTCTCCAACGGGCCGCGGGCGCTTCTCCAGCGACAGCAGTTGCCGTAGCATAATGACAGATGATAGTGACGATGGAGCTTTCATGCCATCGGTATTTGATGACTCAAGTCCATTCAGCCCCACAGAGTCAAATGGAGTCTTCTTTCCGCTGGATGGGGGTACAGCGTGCCCACTGACCCGAACCCGTAGCA
This genomic interval from Misgurnus anguillicaudatus chromosome 17, ASM2758022v2, whole genome shotgun sequence contains the following:
- the cytip gene encoding cytohesin-interacting protein, with protein sequence MTSNKNFKAPLKQQNSLESYMLDGSQKKKSILWRRRSFNNSVKNSNTEDTKGRTISRACSQLSRTRSTSLVDYTDPQRTMVVLEKQDNEAFGFEVQTYGLKVKSTSTVEMCTFVCSVQDGSAAETAGLTAGDIILSVNGVSIEGSTHQHIIKLIRESTNELKLETVSGNVVKRIELEKKMRYLKQTLREKWVELQSLTLQEKQLTRGNLNESAQHPSVDSLMSFLSPTGRGRFSSDSSCRSIMTDDSDDGAFMPSVFDDSSPFSPTESNGVFFPLDGGTACPLTRTRSISLTSSNSSLSPSWENSSSSVFGTMPRRHRRGSVRKHLLKFIPGLNHSVEEEEIS